One segment of Desmodus rotundus isolate HL8 chromosome 6, HLdesRot8A.1, whole genome shotgun sequence DNA contains the following:
- the GPR146 gene encoding probable G-protein coupled receptor 146 isoform X1 has protein sequence MCLGPTVSECEVLLQRLVTSVLPTSSHPSLTHQPAAPGAMWSCSPLNGTGRGEAPPLCQHAQLALSAISLLYLVVGVPVGLGYNSLLILVNLHDQGSMAMPDVYFVNMAVAGLLLSALAPALLLGPSASGWAPWGSGSEAHVTLLLLFDVCALVTVYCTALLSLDYYIERALPRTYMSSAYNSRHVCGFIWGGALLTSFSSLLFYICSHVAARLVECTQMQHTEAADAIMLFIGYLVPGLAVLYALALVARIHKQDTPLDQELGRLDPSVHRLLVATVCTQFGLWTPHYLTLLGHTALALRGRPVDRQHLGMLLFAKDLSRCLALSSSAVTPLLYRYINRSFPSKLRRLVKKAPCGRQRCSTDQAGVQQVLA, from the exons ATGTGCTTGGGCCCAACAGTCTCTGAATGTGAGGTTCTCCTCCAGAGGTTGGTGACGTCTGTCCTTCCTACCAGTTCTCATCCAAGCCTCACACACCAG cctGCGGCGCCTGGTGCCATGTGGAGCTGCAGTCCGCTCAACGGCACGGGCAGGGGCGAGGCCCCGCCCCTCTGCCAGCACGCCCAGCTGGCCCTGTCAGCCATCTCCCTGCTCTACCTGGTCGTCGGCGTCCCTGTCGGCCTGGGCTACAACAGCCTGCTGATCCTGGTCAACCTGCACGACCAGGGCAGCATGGCCATGCCCGACGTCTACTTCGTGAACATGGCCGTCGCGGGCCTGCTGCTCAGCGCCCTGGCGCCTGCACTCCTGCTGGGCCCCAGCGCCTCCGGCTGGGCCCCGTGGGGCTCTGGCAGCGAGGCCCACGTcacgctgctgctgctgttcgACGTCTGCGCGCTGGTGACTGTGTACTGCACGGCCCTGCTCAGCCTGGACTACTACATCGAGCGGGCGCTGCCACGCACCTACATGTCCAGCGCCTACAACAGCCGGCACGTGTGCGGCTTCATCTGGGGCGGTGCCCTCCTCACCAGCTTCTCCTCCCTGCTCTTCTACATCTGCAGCCACGTGGCCGCCAGGCTGGTCGAGTGCACCCAGATGCAGCACACGGAGGCCGCCGACGCCATCATGCTGTTCATCGGGTACCTGGTGCCCGGCCTGGCCGTGCTCTACGCCCTCGCGCTCGTCGCCCGGATCCACAAGCAGGACACGCCCCTCGACCAGGAGTTGGGGAGGCTGGACCCCTCGGTGCACCGGCTCCTGGTGGCCACTGTGTGCACGCAGTTCGGGCTCTGGACGCCACACTACCTGACCCTCCTGGGGCACACGGCCCTGGCCTTGCGGGGGAGGCCCGTGGACAGGCAGCACCTGGGGATGCTGCTCTTTGCAAAGGACTTGTCCAGGTGCCTTGCCCTCTCCAGCAGCGCCGTGACGCCGCTGCTTTACCGCTATATCAATAGGAGCTTCCCCAGCAAGCTGCGGCGACTGGTGAAGAAAGCACCCTGCGGGCGCCAGAGATGCTCCACGGACCAGGCAGGAGTCCAGCAGGTGCTGGCATAG
- the GPR146 gene encoding probable G-protein coupled receptor 146 isoform X2 — MWSCSPLNGTGRGEAPPLCQHAQLALSAISLLYLVVGVPVGLGYNSLLILVNLHDQGSMAMPDVYFVNMAVAGLLLSALAPALLLGPSASGWAPWGSGSEAHVTLLLLFDVCALVTVYCTALLSLDYYIERALPRTYMSSAYNSRHVCGFIWGGALLTSFSSLLFYICSHVAARLVECTQMQHTEAADAIMLFIGYLVPGLAVLYALALVARIHKQDTPLDQELGRLDPSVHRLLVATVCTQFGLWTPHYLTLLGHTALALRGRPVDRQHLGMLLFAKDLSRCLALSSSAVTPLLYRYINRSFPSKLRRLVKKAPCGRQRCSTDQAGVQQVLA; from the coding sequence ATGTGGAGCTGCAGTCCGCTCAACGGCACGGGCAGGGGCGAGGCCCCGCCCCTCTGCCAGCACGCCCAGCTGGCCCTGTCAGCCATCTCCCTGCTCTACCTGGTCGTCGGCGTCCCTGTCGGCCTGGGCTACAACAGCCTGCTGATCCTGGTCAACCTGCACGACCAGGGCAGCATGGCCATGCCCGACGTCTACTTCGTGAACATGGCCGTCGCGGGCCTGCTGCTCAGCGCCCTGGCGCCTGCACTCCTGCTGGGCCCCAGCGCCTCCGGCTGGGCCCCGTGGGGCTCTGGCAGCGAGGCCCACGTcacgctgctgctgctgttcgACGTCTGCGCGCTGGTGACTGTGTACTGCACGGCCCTGCTCAGCCTGGACTACTACATCGAGCGGGCGCTGCCACGCACCTACATGTCCAGCGCCTACAACAGCCGGCACGTGTGCGGCTTCATCTGGGGCGGTGCCCTCCTCACCAGCTTCTCCTCCCTGCTCTTCTACATCTGCAGCCACGTGGCCGCCAGGCTGGTCGAGTGCACCCAGATGCAGCACACGGAGGCCGCCGACGCCATCATGCTGTTCATCGGGTACCTGGTGCCCGGCCTGGCCGTGCTCTACGCCCTCGCGCTCGTCGCCCGGATCCACAAGCAGGACACGCCCCTCGACCAGGAGTTGGGGAGGCTGGACCCCTCGGTGCACCGGCTCCTGGTGGCCACTGTGTGCACGCAGTTCGGGCTCTGGACGCCACACTACCTGACCCTCCTGGGGCACACGGCCCTGGCCTTGCGGGGGAGGCCCGTGGACAGGCAGCACCTGGGGATGCTGCTCTTTGCAAAGGACTTGTCCAGGTGCCTTGCCCTCTCCAGCAGCGCCGTGACGCCGCTGCTTTACCGCTATATCAATAGGAGCTTCCCCAGCAAGCTGCGGCGACTGGTGAAGAAAGCACCCTGCGGGCGCCAGAGATGCTCCACGGACCAGGCAGGAGTCCAGCAGGTGCTGGCATAG